The window CTCACATTTTTCAATCTACTTTCTATAAAAAATCAATTAATCCTTTCTCCTTCATTTCTTAACCATCAATATATTTTCTAAGATGTGAACTACTATTAAAAGGGGCGCTTTGCTACTCGACATGACTTAATCTCCTCGCAAAGCTAAGAATTTCTTTACCCCCTCAAGATGTGAATCACTCAAACTATTTCTCCTACTTTAAACTAAGAATGTTCAAACAATTTTTCTCTCTTCGCTTCACTTCACGCTGTCCTTGCTAAAGCCTCTCTCTTTATATCGCTCAACATCTTGTTACCATCATACTTTATCCCTTTTTTCAAAATCGCATAAAATATCCTTATCAACTTACAACACAGTGCTATCAACGATTGCTTCTTCTTCAATGGATTGTTCTGCCGCGTTGTGTAATACATGTGCAGCTGTTTAAATTCTTCATTCTTTGCTACTATTGTAATCATGCCCCTGAACAAACTACTTCGAAGCCGCCCTCGCCCTCTTTTGCTTATACACGTCTGACCTCTGTGCTTGCCAGAACTATTCTCAATTATATTAAAACCAGCTAATTTCTGGATCTGTCTCGCATCCTCATACCTCCTTATATCTCCAACCTCAGAAATAAACCCAACTGCCGTTTTTATTCCAACACCTTTTATTTCAAGAAGCTTATCGCCATTCGGTACATCTTTCAAAAGCTCTGCCATCTCGGCTTCTATCTCTTCTACTTGCTTGTTTAAAAGCTCATATTCTTCAAGCAAATATCTCATCTCTTGTCTTGCCAGCTTTCTCCCTTCTTTTTTACCTATACTCCTTTTGGCAGCTTCCACTAAATCCATTGCCCTCCTGCGACTAATCGCTCGCCTATCTATTTTGTCACACCAGTACTCTATAATCCCTTCTACTTCCTTTTCCTCTACATCACAGGGCAATGGCATCTCTTTTAGGGTCAATAGCGCTACCTTGCCTTCCCAATCAGAAAATACCTCTAAAAACTCTGGAAAATAGATATCAAGCCAGTTGATTACTCGATTTTTTAAAACGTTCAGCTGTTTTTGTAGCCTTTCATATATGTTCATCGCTACTCTCATCTCAGCATATATACCCTCGGGTATATTTGGCTCTGTATATCTTCCATCCTTCACAAGCATTGCTATCGTCTTCGGATCCTTTATATCACTCTTAGTTTGCGTGTTATCATCAAGCTCCTTGCTCCTCTTCACGTGAAAAGGATTCACTAATACCACTTTTATGCCATTCTCTCTTAAGTACTGCTCAAAGCACAGCCAGTAATGCCCTGTAGGGGGAGTTAAAATAAAATTGTGTCCACTGTATAATTAGTATTGAAATAATTATCAAGGGGGCTACTTAAAATGAATAAAAACGAAATTATTGAGACTGCTAAAAACATGGCTGTAGAGCAAGTATTAAATATGTATTGCTCCAAAGATGATCCTAACCGCCCAGCTCTAAAGCAACTCTTAGAAAACTTGCTCGATTGCTTTATGTTATCGGAAAGATCAGTGTACCTTGCTAAAAATGACAATGACAAAGGCAATGGTTTTTACGATAGAAAACTTGCAACACCTGTTGGCAGTCTTGAAATCTCTGTCCCTCGCACACGTACTGGTAATTTCCGACCTTCTATCCTCCCTGACCGCTACAAAAGAGTTGATAGTTCATACACTGACCTGCTTATGTCTTTAGTCGTCAATGGTTATTCCGAAAGTTCCCTTGTCCAGACTTTGAAAGCTTTGAATCTTCCATATTCCGAAAATGAAATACTAAAAATCAAAGAAGACCTTAAAAATGAGCTTCAGTTATTCAAACAAAGAGAACTACCAACAAGTGCTTTTGCTCTCATCATCGATGGTTATCATTGTGAAGTTAAGGATAATTCTAAGGTTAAACAAGCTACTTGTTATGTTGTCCTCGGTATCGACTTAGAAGGTAAAAAAGACATTTTCGGTGTCTACACTTTCTTCGGCAAAGAAAATAAGGCTGATTGGATGAAAGTATTTGAAGACTTAATTACAAGAGGGCTAAAAGAGATTCTAATTGTCATAAGTGATGACTTCCCTGGTATTATAGATGCTGTCAAACTTGCTTATCCTCTTGCTGACCATCAACTGTGTTTTGTCCACCTCCAACGTAATGTCAGAAAACATATGACAAAAGAGGATGCTTCAGCTTTTAACAAGAGTTTAGACAGACTTAGAATTTCTTCCTCCGATTTTGACGAAGCTGTACTGAAATTTAAAGAACTTTGCGATGGATACCTTTCAAAATATCCTCGATTTATTAAAGCAATATCAGAAAAAGCAGAGTTTTATCTTGCCCATATGAAATACCCTGAGGAATTAAGGAAGCATATCTACACCACAAACGCCGTTGAAAGTGTAAATAGCATGATTGAAAAGATTAGAGTAAATTCAGGTGGATACTTTCAGTCTGTTGAAGTCTTAGAAATTAATATTTACTTACAGCGAGAGAACTTACGCCGTACAAAATGGAAAAATGGAGTTCCCAGTATTAGAAAATGCATCAATAACATAACCCAACTTTACAACTTGCGTTATAAATTGGAAACACAAAATTCTTGACAAGTCTCCCTGTAGGTTCTATCCCAACTATCATACTCTCCTTGCCATTTGCTTTCATTATCTTATTTGCCCAATCCAAAAATTTCTCCATACCTTCTTTTCTATTCTCAAACTCTATTCTCTTGCCAAGCTCCACTCCTCTAAAATCAAATGCTCTGCCAACATGCCTTTCCTTTGCTATATCTACTCCTACAACTAAAGTTCTTTCTGTGACTTGTAATATCTTTTCATTTTGTGTATACTTCAAAGAGGGTACCTCCTTTGTTGTGTTTTTTCGTAAGTTGTACAACTTACTTTATTAATTTTATCAGGAGGTACCTTATCTTTTCAAATCTCTTTTC is drawn from Caldicellulosiruptor diazotrophicus and contains these coding sequences:
- a CDS encoding IS256 family transposase, translated to MNKNEIIETAKNMAVEQVLNMYCSKDDPNRPALKQLLENLLDCFMLSERSVYLAKNDNDKGNGFYDRKLATPVGSLEISVPRTRTGNFRPSILPDRYKRVDSSYTDLLMSLVVNGYSESSLVQTLKALNLPYSENEILKIKEDLKNELQLFKQRELPTSAFALIIDGYHCEVKDNSKVKQATCYVVLGIDLEGKKDIFGVYTFFGKENKADWMKVFEDLITRGLKEILIVISDDFPGIIDAVKLAYPLADHQLCFVHLQRNVRKHMTKEDASAFNKSLDRLRISSSDFDEAVLKFKELCDGYLSKYPRFIKAISEKAEFYLAHMKYPEELRKHIYTTNAVESVNSMIEKIRVNSGGYFQSVEVLEINIYLQRENLRRTKWKNGVPSIRKCINNITQLYNLRYKLETQNS